From a single Sander vitreus isolate 19-12246 chromosome 4, sanVit1, whole genome shotgun sequence genomic region:
- the rab44 gene encoding uncharacterized protein rab44 isoform X3, translating into MHQIDNFSIKESQSSLQTLHSEMNAPLDSQPFNSYQSIKGQTPTGFNPTGNRRKFGSNRKNKGLQVKDTTNMSLVTETMRQEELKEQTNLGFKPAGEIRQFRSTVNDEENTEKMSEEGTILSQNVMDSSTIVTTDIPSSSGKDDFVKSKDVNETENKLIKETANLSQLTRCDTVKMDLTQSPNISVWKDDSDIQNISYHDENVITRPIAEDVLEQEGAFQVHDTEALSCDKEMNMQQTNDTSQIVGDVTIKAYNSGAESSMCVQVSRQDKDGEPFEEPTKKDHEAQEMNVSQVITHAELFSASQNTTDTLASFDIGLEENIQAKPAGDVSEERGISSQQRIQEKTNLDDSEHLQGRSKQKRRKMGSTRQTQLNRKPEEKRGETKESDFNTEADMRNVDKMEAVEDLQIIVTAEVSQNEHAKPSLSPKNKEQHETSTVHDNRQKLQRSDLQSMQSNMISNIAYSNALLPELSASHSKEVVNPVKFVHVSDVMDSESNVDVSVEPSQLDDFTTTEMHITSVSFVSSCETTQSAQNDEKWPESVNVTNDQALKSADEPVVADLEIMKSVVRGGAEEEHMSAQASKPEPDKANEGARTKNLEMKNANLDSTNKRRKMGSTRRNLGSRTKREDMYEKQEEDNEATEVATIVGVVKTESFSGNIGVLQLHEDSGSEQRKEKEFETVEYCHTDDLMSESASSRKRRKMGSHRKSYGHQNYENQTARGDKITNAQNGRDVVSITDESANKTTEELREESLGPDKISEVNNIDKKPSSNISTSKAAEQPVSEKKPKEVTPVQHPYAEIRLAQESQQKFSLAGNSRAADLQSNTYNVIMVGDSSVGKTSFMKRAQSGKFSLDIPASVGLDSCMWTVVVDGKHVVLRLWDTAGQERFHSMTKQIFHKANAFLLMYDITSSQSFSAIRYWTSCIQEGAAENVTILLVGNKSDCAERQVKTQEVEVLAKEYNFEFMECSAATGENVVQSLETVARILSQKVDTREEAMELHKEPNKKKSSGCC; encoded by the exons ATGCATCAAATTGATAACTTCTCAATAAAGGAAAGTCAATCTTCTTTACAAACACTGCATTCAGAAATGAATGCTCCTTTGGACTCCCAACCTTTTAACAGTTATCAGAGTATCAAAGGGCAAACTCCCACAGGCTTCAACCCCACAGGGAACAGAAGGAAATTTGGGTCAAACCGAAAAAATAAAGGACTGCAGGTCAAGGACACAACAAACATGTCATTGGTAACAGAGACAATGAGGCAGGAAGAATTAAAAGAGCAAACCAACCTAGGCTTCAAACCTGCTGGGGAAATAAGACAATTTAGATCAACTGTAAATGAcgaagaaaatacagaaaagatgTCGGAGGAAGGCACAATTTTGTCACAGAATGTGATGGACAGCAGTACAATTGTGACAACAGACATTCCTTCAAGCTCAGGCAAAGATGACTTTGTCAAATCCAAGGACGTTAATGAGACGGAAAATAAACTCATAAAAGAGACTGCGAATCTAAGTCAGCTTACACGAtgtgacacagttaaaatggaCTTGACACAATCACCGAATATCTCAGTTTGGAAAGAtgattcagacatacagaataTCTCATATCATGATGAAAATGTCATCACCAGGCCAATCGCTGAAGATGTTCTTGAGCAAGAAGGAGCCTTTCAGGTCCATGACACGGAAGCTTTATCTTGTGACAAAGAAATGAATATGCAACAGACAAATGATACATCACAAATTGTTGGAGatgtcacaataaaagcctatAATTCAGGAGCGGAGAGTTCAATGTGTGTACAAGTTTCTAGACAGGATAAAGATGGAGAACCATTTGAAGAACCTACAAAGAAAGACCATGAAGCCCAAGAAATGAATGTTTCACAGGTGATCACACATGCTGAACTGTTTTCTGCTTCACAAAACACAACTGACACTTTGGCTTCATTTGACAttggtctcgaggaaaacatcCAAGCAAAGCCAGCTGGGGATGTGTCTGAGGAAAGAGGAATTTCCAGCCAACAACGGATAcaagaaaaaactaatttagATGACAGTGAACATTTGCAAGGAAGATCCaaacagaaaaggagaaaaatggGATCTACTCGCCAGACTCAACTCAATAGGAAaccagaggaaaagagaggtgaaacaaaagaaagcgaCTTTAACACAGAAGCTGACATGAGAAATGTTGACAAGATGGAAGCAGTGGAGGATTTACAAATTATTGTAACTGCCGAGGTGTCACAGAATGAACATGCAAAGCCATCACTGAGTCCTAAGAATAAAGAACAACATGAAACCAGCACTGTTCACGACAATAGGCAAAAGCTACAAAGGTCTGACCTGCAGAGTATGCAGAGCAACATGATCTCAAACATAGCTTATTCAAATGCTCTCCTTCCTGAGCTATCTGCCTCCCACAGTAAAGAAGTTGTTAATCCTGTTAAGTTTGTTCATGTAAGTGATGTAATGGACAGTGAGAGTAATGTAGATGTTAGTGTGGAGCCATCACAGCTAGATGATTTTACCACCACTGAGATGCATATCACCTCTGTGAGCTTTGTGTCTTCATGTGAGACCACACAGAGTGCACAAAATGATGAGAAATGGCCAGAGAGTGTAAACGTAACAAATGACCAAGCTTTGAAATCAGCAGATGAGCCTGTTGTGGCAGATTTGGAAATAATGAAATCTGTAGTTAgaggaggagctgaagaagaGCATATGAGTGCCCaggccagtaaaccagagccaGACAAAGCGAATGAAGGAGCTCGCACTAAAAATCTCGAGATGAAGAATGCAAATTTAGATTCAACCAACAAGAGAAGAAAGATGGGCAGCACACGCAGAAATCTCGGTTCACGGACAAAACGGGAAGATATGTATGAAAAGCAAGAAGAGGATAATGAGGCAACAGAGGTTGCAACTATTGTTGGAGTTGTAAAGACTGAAAGTTTCTCAGGCAACATAGGTGTGCTACAACTTCACGAAGACAGTGGCTCTGagcaaaggaaagaaaaggaatTTGAAACTGTGGAATACTGCCACACTG ACGATTTAATGTCAGAATCAGCATCTagtaggaaaagaagaaaaatgggATCTCACCGAAAGTCATATGGACATCAAAACTATGAAAACCAAACAGCAAGAGGGGACAAAATAACTAATGCACAAAATGGGAGAGATGTCGTAAGTATCACAGATGAAAGTGCCAACAAGACAACTGAAGAGCTGAGGGAAGAATCTTTGGGCCCGGACAAAATATCAGAg GTTAATAACATTGACAAGAAACCATCATCCAACATCAGCACCTCAAAGGCAGCAGAGCAGCCTGTTAG TGAGAAGAAACCTAAAGAAGTGACTCCTGTTCAACATCCTTATGCTGAAATCCGTCTGGCTCAAGAGAGTCAACAGAAGTTTTCTCTGG cagGTAATTCCAGGGCAGCAGATCTCCAATCAAACACTTACAATGTGATAATGGTTGGAGACAGCAGTGTGGGCAAAACCTCCTTCATGAAAAGAGCTCAAAGTGGGAAGTTTTCTTTAGATATACCCGCCTCTGTTG gACTTGATTCCTGCATGTGGACTGTGGTAGTGGATGGGAAACATGTGGTGCTACGGTTGTGGGATACAGCTGGTCAAGAAAG GTTTCACAGCATGACAAAGCAAATTTTCCACAAAGCCAACGCATTTCTCTTGATGTATGACATAACTTCTTCTCAGAGTTTTTCTGCAATCAGATACTGGACAAGCTGTATCCAG GAAGGGGCTGCAGAAAATGTGACCATTTTACTTGTTGGCAATAAGAGTGACTGTGCAGAGCGCCAGGTTAAAACACAGGAGGTGGAAGTTCTTGCAAAG GAATACAACTTTGAATTCATGGAGTGTAGCGCTGCCACAGGTGAAAATGTGGTTCAGTCTTTGGAAACTGTGGCCAG gaTTTTGAGTCAAAAAGTTGACACAAGAGAAGAAGCCATGGAGTTACACAAAGAGCCCAACAAGAAAAAATCATCAGGATGTTGCTGA
- the rab44 gene encoding uncharacterized protein rab44 isoform X1, whose protein sequence is MHQIDNFSIKESQSSLQTLHSEMNAPLDSQPFNSYQSIKGQTPTGFNPTGNRRKFGSNRKNKGLQVKDTTNMSLVTETMRQEELKEQTNLGFKPAGEIRQFRSTVNDEENTEKMSEEGTILSQNVMDSSTIVTTDIPSSSGKDDFVKSKDVNETENKLIKETANLSQLTRCDTVKMDLTQSPNISVWKDDSDIQNISYHDENVITRPIAEDVLEQEGAFQVHDTEALSCDKEMNMQQTNDTSQIVGDVTIKAYNSGAESSMCVQVSRQDKDGEPFEEPTKKDHEAQEMNVSQVITHAELFSASQNTTDTLASFDIGLEENIQAKPAGDVSEERGISSQQRIQEKTNLDDSEHLQGRSKQKRRKMGSTRQTQLNRKPEEKRGETKESDFNTEADMRNVDKMEAVEDLQIIVTAEVSQNEHAKPSLSPKNKEQHETSTVHDNRQKLQRSDLQSMQSNMISNIAYSNALLPELSASHSKEVVNPVKFVHVSDVMDSESNVDVSVEPSQLDDFTTTEMHITSVSFVSSCETTQSAQNDEKWPESVNVTNDQALKSADEPVVADLEIMKSVVRGGAEEEHMSAQASKPEPDKANEGARTKNLEMKNANLDSTNKRRKMGSTRRNLGSRTKREDMYEKQEEDNEATEVATIVGVVKTESFSGNIGVLQLHEDSGSEQRKEKEFETVEYCHTGESYFKPHQTFEENPVSHGQLVETEHQLTPNYLPAILSTSPKDDLMSESASSRKRRKMGSHRKSYGHQNYENQTARGDKITNAQNGRDVVSITDESANKTTEELREESLGPDKISEVNNIDKKPSSNISTSKAAEQPVSEKKPKEVTPVQHPYAEIRLAQESQQKFSLAGNSRAADLQSNTYNVIMVGDSSVGKTSFMKRAQSGKFSLDIPASVGLDSCMWTVVVDGKHVVLRLWDTAGQERFHSMTKQIFHKANAFLLMYDITSSQSFSAIRYWTSCIQEGAAENVTILLVGNKSDCAERQVKTQEVEVLAKEYNFEFMECSAATGENVVQSLETVARILSQKVDTREEAMELHKEPNKKKSSGCC, encoded by the exons ATGCATCAAATTGATAACTTCTCAATAAAGGAAAGTCAATCTTCTTTACAAACACTGCATTCAGAAATGAATGCTCCTTTGGACTCCCAACCTTTTAACAGTTATCAGAGTATCAAAGGGCAAACTCCCACAGGCTTCAACCCCACAGGGAACAGAAGGAAATTTGGGTCAAACCGAAAAAATAAAGGACTGCAGGTCAAGGACACAACAAACATGTCATTGGTAACAGAGACAATGAGGCAGGAAGAATTAAAAGAGCAAACCAACCTAGGCTTCAAACCTGCTGGGGAAATAAGACAATTTAGATCAACTGTAAATGAcgaagaaaatacagaaaagatgTCGGAGGAAGGCACAATTTTGTCACAGAATGTGATGGACAGCAGTACAATTGTGACAACAGACATTCCTTCAAGCTCAGGCAAAGATGACTTTGTCAAATCCAAGGACGTTAATGAGACGGAAAATAAACTCATAAAAGAGACTGCGAATCTAAGTCAGCTTACACGAtgtgacacagttaaaatggaCTTGACACAATCACCGAATATCTCAGTTTGGAAAGAtgattcagacatacagaataTCTCATATCATGATGAAAATGTCATCACCAGGCCAATCGCTGAAGATGTTCTTGAGCAAGAAGGAGCCTTTCAGGTCCATGACACGGAAGCTTTATCTTGTGACAAAGAAATGAATATGCAACAGACAAATGATACATCACAAATTGTTGGAGatgtcacaataaaagcctatAATTCAGGAGCGGAGAGTTCAATGTGTGTACAAGTTTCTAGACAGGATAAAGATGGAGAACCATTTGAAGAACCTACAAAGAAAGACCATGAAGCCCAAGAAATGAATGTTTCACAGGTGATCACACATGCTGAACTGTTTTCTGCTTCACAAAACACAACTGACACTTTGGCTTCATTTGACAttggtctcgaggaaaacatcCAAGCAAAGCCAGCTGGGGATGTGTCTGAGGAAAGAGGAATTTCCAGCCAACAACGGATAcaagaaaaaactaatttagATGACAGTGAACATTTGCAAGGAAGATCCaaacagaaaaggagaaaaatggGATCTACTCGCCAGACTCAACTCAATAGGAAaccagaggaaaagagaggtgaaacaaaagaaagcgaCTTTAACACAGAAGCTGACATGAGAAATGTTGACAAGATGGAAGCAGTGGAGGATTTACAAATTATTGTAACTGCCGAGGTGTCACAGAATGAACATGCAAAGCCATCACTGAGTCCTAAGAATAAAGAACAACATGAAACCAGCACTGTTCACGACAATAGGCAAAAGCTACAAAGGTCTGACCTGCAGAGTATGCAGAGCAACATGATCTCAAACATAGCTTATTCAAATGCTCTCCTTCCTGAGCTATCTGCCTCCCACAGTAAAGAAGTTGTTAATCCTGTTAAGTTTGTTCATGTAAGTGATGTAATGGACAGTGAGAGTAATGTAGATGTTAGTGTGGAGCCATCACAGCTAGATGATTTTACCACCACTGAGATGCATATCACCTCTGTGAGCTTTGTGTCTTCATGTGAGACCACACAGAGTGCACAAAATGATGAGAAATGGCCAGAGAGTGTAAACGTAACAAATGACCAAGCTTTGAAATCAGCAGATGAGCCTGTTGTGGCAGATTTGGAAATAATGAAATCTGTAGTTAgaggaggagctgaagaagaGCATATGAGTGCCCaggccagtaaaccagagccaGACAAAGCGAATGAAGGAGCTCGCACTAAAAATCTCGAGATGAAGAATGCAAATTTAGATTCAACCAACAAGAGAAGAAAGATGGGCAGCACACGCAGAAATCTCGGTTCACGGACAAAACGGGAAGATATGTATGAAAAGCAAGAAGAGGATAATGAGGCAACAGAGGTTGCAACTATTGTTGGAGTTGTAAAGACTGAAAGTTTCTCAGGCAACATAGGTGTGCTACAACTTCACGAAGACAGTGGCTCTGagcaaaggaaagaaaaggaatTTGAAACTGTGGAATACTGCCACACTGGTGAGTCTTACTTCAAACCTCACCAGACATTTGAAGAAAATCCTGTTTCTCATGGTCAACTAGTAGAAACAGAGCATCAACTAACTCCCAATTATCTCCCCGCAATACTATCCACTTCTCCCAAAGACGATTTAATGTCAGAATCAGCATCTagtaggaaaagaagaaaaatgggATCTCACCGAAAGTCATATGGACATCAAAACTATGAAAACCAAACAGCAAGAGGGGACAAAATAACTAATGCACAAAATGGGAGAGATGTCGTAAGTATCACAGATGAAAGTGCCAACAAGACAACTGAAGAGCTGAGGGAAGAATCTTTGGGCCCGGACAAAATATCAGAg GTTAATAACATTGACAAGAAACCATCATCCAACATCAGCACCTCAAAGGCAGCAGAGCAGCCTGTTAG TGAGAAGAAACCTAAAGAAGTGACTCCTGTTCAACATCCTTATGCTGAAATCCGTCTGGCTCAAGAGAGTCAACAGAAGTTTTCTCTGG cagGTAATTCCAGGGCAGCAGATCTCCAATCAAACACTTACAATGTGATAATGGTTGGAGACAGCAGTGTGGGCAAAACCTCCTTCATGAAAAGAGCTCAAAGTGGGAAGTTTTCTTTAGATATACCCGCCTCTGTTG gACTTGATTCCTGCATGTGGACTGTGGTAGTGGATGGGAAACATGTGGTGCTACGGTTGTGGGATACAGCTGGTCAAGAAAG GTTTCACAGCATGACAAAGCAAATTTTCCACAAAGCCAACGCATTTCTCTTGATGTATGACATAACTTCTTCTCAGAGTTTTTCTGCAATCAGATACTGGACAAGCTGTATCCAG GAAGGGGCTGCAGAAAATGTGACCATTTTACTTGTTGGCAATAAGAGTGACTGTGCAGAGCGCCAGGTTAAAACACAGGAGGTGGAAGTTCTTGCAAAG GAATACAACTTTGAATTCATGGAGTGTAGCGCTGCCACAGGTGAAAATGTGGTTCAGTCTTTGGAAACTGTGGCCAG gaTTTTGAGTCAAAAAGTTGACACAAGAGAAGAAGCCATGGAGTTACACAAAGAGCCCAACAAGAAAAAATCATCAGGATGTTGCTGA
- the rab44 gene encoding uncharacterized protein rab44 isoform X2 translates to MHQIDNFSIKESQSSLQTLHSEMNAPLDSQPFNSYQSIKGQTPTGFNPTGNRRKFGSNRKNKGLQVKDTTNMSLVTETMRQEELKEQTNLGFKPAGEIRQFRSTVNDEENTEKMSEEGTILSQNVMDSSTIVTTDIPSSSGKDDFVKSKDVNETENKLIKETANLSQLTRCDTVKMDLTQSPNISVWKDDSDIQNISYHDENVITRPIAEDVLEQEGAFQVHDTEALSCDKEMNMQQTNDTSQIVGDVTIKAYNSGAESSMCVQVSRQDKDGEPFEEPTKKDHEAQEMNVSQVITHAELFSASQNTTDTLASFDIGLEENIQAKPAGDVSEERGISSQQRIQEKTNLDDSEHLQGRSKQKRRKMGSTRQTQLNRKPEEKRGETKESDFNTEADMRNVDKMEAVEDLQIIVTAEVSQNEHAKPSLSPKNKEQHETSTVHDNRQKLQRSDLQSMQSNMISNIAYSNALLPELSASHSKEVVNPVKFVHVSDVMDSESNVDVSVEPSQLDDFTTTEMHITSVSFVSSCETTQSAQNDEKWPESVNVTNDQALKSADEPVVADLEIMKSVVRGGAEEEHMSAQASKPEPDKANEGARTKNLEMKNANLDSTNKRRKMGSTRRNLGSRTKREDMYEKQEEDNEATEVATIVGVVKTESFSGNIGVLQLHEDSGSEQRKEKEFETVEYCHTGESYFKPHQTFEENPVSHGQLVETEHQLTPNYLPAILSTSPKDDLMSESASSRKRRKMGSHRKSYGHQNYENQTARGDKITNAQNGRDVVSITDESANKTTEELREESLGPDKISEVNNIDKKPSSNISTSKAAEQPVSEKKPKEVTPVQHPYAEIRLAQESQQKFSLGNSRAADLQSNTYNVIMVGDSSVGKTSFMKRAQSGKFSLDIPASVGLDSCMWTVVVDGKHVVLRLWDTAGQERFHSMTKQIFHKANAFLLMYDITSSQSFSAIRYWTSCIQEGAAENVTILLVGNKSDCAERQVKTQEVEVLAKEYNFEFMECSAATGENVVQSLETVARILSQKVDTREEAMELHKEPNKKKSSGCC, encoded by the exons ATGCATCAAATTGATAACTTCTCAATAAAGGAAAGTCAATCTTCTTTACAAACACTGCATTCAGAAATGAATGCTCCTTTGGACTCCCAACCTTTTAACAGTTATCAGAGTATCAAAGGGCAAACTCCCACAGGCTTCAACCCCACAGGGAACAGAAGGAAATTTGGGTCAAACCGAAAAAATAAAGGACTGCAGGTCAAGGACACAACAAACATGTCATTGGTAACAGAGACAATGAGGCAGGAAGAATTAAAAGAGCAAACCAACCTAGGCTTCAAACCTGCTGGGGAAATAAGACAATTTAGATCAACTGTAAATGAcgaagaaaatacagaaaagatgTCGGAGGAAGGCACAATTTTGTCACAGAATGTGATGGACAGCAGTACAATTGTGACAACAGACATTCCTTCAAGCTCAGGCAAAGATGACTTTGTCAAATCCAAGGACGTTAATGAGACGGAAAATAAACTCATAAAAGAGACTGCGAATCTAAGTCAGCTTACACGAtgtgacacagttaaaatggaCTTGACACAATCACCGAATATCTCAGTTTGGAAAGAtgattcagacatacagaataTCTCATATCATGATGAAAATGTCATCACCAGGCCAATCGCTGAAGATGTTCTTGAGCAAGAAGGAGCCTTTCAGGTCCATGACACGGAAGCTTTATCTTGTGACAAAGAAATGAATATGCAACAGACAAATGATACATCACAAATTGTTGGAGatgtcacaataaaagcctatAATTCAGGAGCGGAGAGTTCAATGTGTGTACAAGTTTCTAGACAGGATAAAGATGGAGAACCATTTGAAGAACCTACAAAGAAAGACCATGAAGCCCAAGAAATGAATGTTTCACAGGTGATCACACATGCTGAACTGTTTTCTGCTTCACAAAACACAACTGACACTTTGGCTTCATTTGACAttggtctcgaggaaaacatcCAAGCAAAGCCAGCTGGGGATGTGTCTGAGGAAAGAGGAATTTCCAGCCAACAACGGATAcaagaaaaaactaatttagATGACAGTGAACATTTGCAAGGAAGATCCaaacagaaaaggagaaaaatggGATCTACTCGCCAGACTCAACTCAATAGGAAaccagaggaaaagagaggtgaaacaaaagaaagcgaCTTTAACACAGAAGCTGACATGAGAAATGTTGACAAGATGGAAGCAGTGGAGGATTTACAAATTATTGTAACTGCCGAGGTGTCACAGAATGAACATGCAAAGCCATCACTGAGTCCTAAGAATAAAGAACAACATGAAACCAGCACTGTTCACGACAATAGGCAAAAGCTACAAAGGTCTGACCTGCAGAGTATGCAGAGCAACATGATCTCAAACATAGCTTATTCAAATGCTCTCCTTCCTGAGCTATCTGCCTCCCACAGTAAAGAAGTTGTTAATCCTGTTAAGTTTGTTCATGTAAGTGATGTAATGGACAGTGAGAGTAATGTAGATGTTAGTGTGGAGCCATCACAGCTAGATGATTTTACCACCACTGAGATGCATATCACCTCTGTGAGCTTTGTGTCTTCATGTGAGACCACACAGAGTGCACAAAATGATGAGAAATGGCCAGAGAGTGTAAACGTAACAAATGACCAAGCTTTGAAATCAGCAGATGAGCCTGTTGTGGCAGATTTGGAAATAATGAAATCTGTAGTTAgaggaggagctgaagaagaGCATATGAGTGCCCaggccagtaaaccagagccaGACAAAGCGAATGAAGGAGCTCGCACTAAAAATCTCGAGATGAAGAATGCAAATTTAGATTCAACCAACAAGAGAAGAAAGATGGGCAGCACACGCAGAAATCTCGGTTCACGGACAAAACGGGAAGATATGTATGAAAAGCAAGAAGAGGATAATGAGGCAACAGAGGTTGCAACTATTGTTGGAGTTGTAAAGACTGAAAGTTTCTCAGGCAACATAGGTGTGCTACAACTTCACGAAGACAGTGGCTCTGagcaaaggaaagaaaaggaatTTGAAACTGTGGAATACTGCCACACTGGTGAGTCTTACTTCAAACCTCACCAGACATTTGAAGAAAATCCTGTTTCTCATGGTCAACTAGTAGAAACAGAGCATCAACTAACTCCCAATTATCTCCCCGCAATACTATCCACTTCTCCCAAAGACGATTTAATGTCAGAATCAGCATCTagtaggaaaagaagaaaaatgggATCTCACCGAAAGTCATATGGACATCAAAACTATGAAAACCAAACAGCAAGAGGGGACAAAATAACTAATGCACAAAATGGGAGAGATGTCGTAAGTATCACAGATGAAAGTGCCAACAAGACAACTGAAGAGCTGAGGGAAGAATCTTTGGGCCCGGACAAAATATCAGAg GTTAATAACATTGACAAGAAACCATCATCCAACATCAGCACCTCAAAGGCAGCAGAGCAGCCTGTTAG TGAGAAGAAACCTAAAGAAGTGACTCCTGTTCAACATCCTTATGCTGAAATCCGTCTGGCTCAAGAGAGTCAACAGAAGTTTTCTCTGG GTAATTCCAGGGCAGCAGATCTCCAATCAAACACTTACAATGTGATAATGGTTGGAGACAGCAGTGTGGGCAAAACCTCCTTCATGAAAAGAGCTCAAAGTGGGAAGTTTTCTTTAGATATACCCGCCTCTGTTG gACTTGATTCCTGCATGTGGACTGTGGTAGTGGATGGGAAACATGTGGTGCTACGGTTGTGGGATACAGCTGGTCAAGAAAG GTTTCACAGCATGACAAAGCAAATTTTCCACAAAGCCAACGCATTTCTCTTGATGTATGACATAACTTCTTCTCAGAGTTTTTCTGCAATCAGATACTGGACAAGCTGTATCCAG GAAGGGGCTGCAGAAAATGTGACCATTTTACTTGTTGGCAATAAGAGTGACTGTGCAGAGCGCCAGGTTAAAACACAGGAGGTGGAAGTTCTTGCAAAG GAATACAACTTTGAATTCATGGAGTGTAGCGCTGCCACAGGTGAAAATGTGGTTCAGTCTTTGGAAACTGTGGCCAG gaTTTTGAGTCAAAAAGTTGACACAAGAGAAGAAGCCATGGAGTTACACAAAGAGCCCAACAAGAAAAAATCATCAGGATGTTGCTGA
- the srsf3a gene encoding serine/arginine-rich splicing factor 3a: MSQTDQFPLDCKVYVGNLGNNGNKTELESAFGYYGPLRSVWVARNPPGFAFVEFEDPRDASDAVKELDGRTMCGCRVRVELSNGEKRSRSRGHPPSWSGGRRPRDDFRRRSPPVRRRRRSRSRSRSLSRDRGRQRSLSRDKKCPRSISRSRSRSRSNERK; the protein is encoded by the exons gcCAAACGGACCAATTTCCCCTTGACTGCAAGGTTTATGTTGGGAATCTAGGAAACAATGGAAACAAGACAGAGTTGGAAAGCGCTTTTGGGTACTATGGTCCTTTAAGAAGTGTTTGGGTTGCCAGGAATCCCCCAGGCTTTGCTTTTGTAGAGTTTGAAGATCCCAGAGATGCATCTGATGCTGTGAAAGAACTGGATGGAAG AACCATGTGTGGCTGTCGAGTGCGTGTCGAGTTATCCAATGGGGAAAAGCGGTCAAGGAGCCGTGGCCATCCTCCATCCTGGTCAGGTGGTAGACGCCCTCGCGATGATTTTAGGCGACGTAGTCCTCCAGTCAGACGCAG GAGGAGGAGCCGCAGTCGCAGCAG GTCTCTTTCaagagacagaggcagacaaCGTTCTCTTTCCAGAGACAAGAAGTGCCCAAGATCTATCTCACGGTCAAGGAG tCGTTCCCGGTCTAACGAGAGAAAATGA